A DNA window from Chlamydia felis Fe/C-56 contains the following coding sequences:
- the truB gene encoding tRNA pseudouridine(55) synthase TruB, producing the protein MELATELKEGILLVDKPQGRTSFSLIRTLTKLIGVKKIGHAGTLDPFATGVMVMLIGRKFTRLSDVLLFEDKEYAAIAHLGTTTDSYDCDGKIVGRSKKVPTYEEILEAALYFQGEIQQIPPMFSAKKINGKKLYEYARQGLSIERRQSTVQVSLQITKYEYPLLYFSVQCSKGTYIRSIAHELGNMLGCGAYLEELRRLRSGSFSIDQCIDGCLLDRPDFDVSPYLRDFNGNIL; encoded by the coding sequence ATGGAACTTGCTACAGAACTTAAAGAAGGAATTCTTCTAGTAGATAAGCCTCAGGGTAGAACCTCGTTTAGTCTCATTCGCACTTTAACAAAGTTAATCGGGGTCAAAAAAATCGGTCACGCAGGGACCCTGGATCCTTTTGCTACCGGCGTGATGGTTATGTTAATCGGTCGTAAATTTACACGGCTTTCTGATGTTCTATTATTTGAGGATAAGGAATACGCTGCAATTGCTCATCTAGGGACAACCACAGATTCCTACGATTGTGATGGTAAAATTGTGGGGAGATCCAAAAAAGTTCCTACTTATGAGGAAATATTAGAAGCAGCTTTGTATTTTCAGGGAGAAATCCAGCAAATTCCCCCAATGTTTTCTGCGAAAAAAATTAACGGAAAAAAGCTCTATGAGTATGCCCGACAAGGATTATCCATAGAACGTCGCCAATCTACGGTTCAGGTAAGCTTACAAATTACAAAATACGAGTATCCCCTGCTATACTTTTCTGTACAATGTAGTAAAGGAACATATATTCGTAGTATTGCTCATGAACTAGGAAACATGTTAGGGTGTGGAGCTTATTTAGAAGAACTTCGACGTTTACGTAGTGGGAGTTTTTCTATAGATCAATGTATTGACGGGTGTCTTTTAGATCGGCCAGACTTCGATGTATCTCCTTATTTAAGAGATTTCAATGGAAACATTCTATAG
- a CDS encoding bifunctional riboflavin kinase/FAD synthetase, whose amino-acid sequence METFYSLTSIHSSVDSITIGFFDGCHLGHKKLLSVLSSYPGSSGIITFDSHPRAILQSPTPKLITNTKERILLLQDFSIDYLCILPFTQSFADKSAESFILSLHQTLGCKRLILGYDSRLGKGGEGNAQTLQPLADSLGIEIIEVPPYKIDNEIVSSKRIRQFLVQGDLDNANRHLGHSYKYVGKIETGYGLGTQLGVATINLPQEQCLLPYGVYACEIEHQAKVYQGIMNIGEAPTVERNSLCLEAHLFDFSGDLYGEIVSVIPKKFLRQEERFPSQEDLSQAIRTDINNAKAFFSTSCARKA is encoded by the coding sequence ATGGAAACATTCTATAGTTTAACATCGATCCATTCTTCCGTGGATTCTATAACTATAGGTTTTTTTGATGGATGCCACTTAGGCCATAAGAAATTACTCTCTGTATTGTCATCCTATCCCGGATCATCGGGAATTATTACCTTTGATTCACATCCTCGGGCAATTTTACAGTCCCCCACCCCTAAACTAATTACGAACACAAAAGAACGCATCCTTCTTTTACAAGATTTCTCCATAGACTACCTTTGTATTCTTCCATTCACACAGAGCTTTGCTGACAAATCCGCAGAAAGCTTCATACTTTCCCTTCATCAAACGTTAGGGTGTAAACGTCTAATATTAGGGTATGACTCTAGACTTGGCAAAGGAGGAGAAGGAAACGCACAAACGCTGCAACCTCTGGCTGATTCCCTGGGAATAGAAATTATAGAAGTCCCCCCCTACAAAATAGATAACGAGATTGTCTCCAGCAAAAGAATTCGTCAATTTCTAGTTCAAGGTGATTTAGATAATGCTAACCGTCATCTTGGACATTCCTATAAATATGTAGGAAAAATTGAGACTGGTTATGGCTTAGGAACCCAGCTAGGAGTAGCCACAATTAACCTTCCCCAGGAGCAATGTTTACTTCCTTACGGAGTATATGCATGCGAAATAGAACACCAAGCCAAGGTATATCAAGGTATTATGAATATCGGAGAAGCTCCTACAGTAGAAAGAAATTCTTTATGCTTAGAAGCACACCTCTTTGACTTCTCCGGCGACTTATATGGAGAAATAGTGTCTGTAATTCCTAAGAAGTTCCTTCGTCAAGAAGAAAGGTTCCCTTCTCAAGAAGATTTATCACAAGCTATTCGTACAGACATTAACAACGCAAAAGCATTTTTTTCTACTAGTTGTGCAAGAAAAGCATAA
- the ychF gene encoding redox-regulated ATPase YchF, whose product MGHTECGIIGLPNVGKSGLFNALTGAQVASCNYPFCTIDPNIGIVPVIDNRLDILAKMSQSQKVIYADMKFVDIAGLVKGASDGAGLGNRFLSHIRETHAIAHVVRCFDNDDVTHVSGKIDPRDDISVINLELIFADFSSATSIHSRLEKQAKGKKDLGAILPLLDRVIKHLESGQPVRTLDLSPEERIQLRPYPFLTAKPMLYIANIGEDSLETMHNEYVATVLEIAKKENAQVVPICVRLEEEVISLPVDEREDFLKSLGLQESGLNRLVRSAYHTLGLISYFTTGPQETRAWTIPIGSTAAEAAGQIHTDIQKGFIRAEVVTLEDMIAYEGRAGVREAGKLRAEGRDYIVQDGDIMLFLHN is encoded by the coding sequence ATGGGACACACAGAGTGTGGGATCATAGGACTTCCTAACGTAGGTAAGTCTGGGCTATTTAATGCACTTACTGGAGCACAAGTAGCTTCTTGTAACTATCCCTTTTGTACAATTGATCCGAATATTGGTATTGTTCCGGTTATTGATAACCGCTTAGATATTTTGGCTAAAATGAGTCAAAGTCAGAAGGTTATTTATGCCGATATGAAATTTGTTGATATAGCAGGTTTGGTAAAAGGAGCTTCGGATGGTGCAGGGTTAGGAAATAGATTCCTCTCTCATATTCGCGAGACTCATGCTATAGCTCATGTTGTTCGTTGTTTTGATAACGATGACGTTACCCATGTGTCTGGGAAAATAGATCCTAGAGATGATATTTCTGTGATTAATCTAGAATTAATCTTTGCTGACTTTTCTTCAGCAACAAGTATTCATAGTAGATTAGAAAAGCAGGCCAAGGGGAAAAAAGATCTTGGTGCTATTTTGCCTTTGTTAGATAGGGTAATAAAGCATTTAGAAAGCGGTCAACCTGTACGTACGTTAGACTTGTCTCCCGAAGAGCGTATACAGCTAAGGCCTTATCCCTTTTTAACAGCAAAGCCTATGCTTTACATAGCAAACATAGGCGAGGATTCTTTAGAAACCATGCATAATGAGTACGTTGCTACTGTTTTGGAGATCGCTAAGAAAGAAAATGCTCAGGTTGTTCCTATTTGTGTACGGCTAGAAGAAGAAGTAATCTCTCTTCCTGTTGACGAGCGAGAGGATTTTTTAAAGAGCCTTGGACTTCAGGAATCTGGATTAAATCGGTTAGTGCGCTCTGCTTACCATACACTTGGGTTGATTTCCTATTTTACAACTGGGCCTCAAGAAACTAGAGCTTGGACTATTCCTATAGGATCTACAGCAGCAGAGGCTGCAGGGCAGATTCATACTGATATCCAAAAAGGATTTATTCGAGCGGAAGTTGTCACTCTTGAAGACATGATAGCTTATGAAGGACGCGCAGGAGTTCGTGAGGCTGGTAAATTACGAGCAGAAGGTAGAGACTATATTGTTCAAGACGGTGATATTATGCTTTTCTTGCACAACTAG
- the sctU gene encoding type III secretion system export apparatus subunit SctU has translation MGEKTEKATPKRLRDARKKGQVAKSQDFPSAITFIVSMFTTFYLSSFFAKHLGSFLVSIFKEAPINHDPRVTLYYLQNCLTLILTTSLPLLGAVGFVGIIVGFLVVGPTFSTEVFKPDLKKFNPIENLKQKFKMKTLIELLKSVLKIFGAALILYVTLKNRVPLIIETAGVSPLVIAAIFKQILYKAVTSIGIFFLVVAVLDLVYQRKNFAKELKMEKFEVKQEFKDTEGNPEIKGRRRQIAQEIAYEDTSSQIKHASAVVSNPKDIAVAIGYMPEKYKAPWIIAMGINLRAKRIITEAEKYGIPIMRNVPLAHQLWDEGKELKFIPESTYEAIGEILLYITSLNAQNPNNKNINQHDNL, from the coding sequence ATGGGTGAAAAAACAGAAAAGGCGACCCCGAAGCGTCTTAGAGACGCTAGGAAAAAAGGCCAGGTGGCAAAATCTCAAGATTTTCCTTCCGCAATCACCTTTATTGTTTCGATGTTCACAACATTTTACCTATCGTCGTTTTTTGCTAAACATCTTGGAAGTTTTCTAGTTTCTATTTTTAAAGAAGCCCCAATAAATCATGATCCTAGAGTCACGTTATATTATTTACAAAACTGTTTAACTCTTATTTTAACGACTTCCTTACCTTTGCTTGGAGCAGTAGGATTTGTTGGTATTATTGTCGGATTTCTTGTTGTTGGTCCGACTTTTTCTACAGAAGTTTTCAAACCAGACTTAAAAAAGTTTAATCCGATTGAAAACCTCAAACAAAAATTCAAGATGAAGACTTTGATTGAATTGTTAAAGTCTGTTTTGAAAATTTTTGGCGCGGCCTTGATATTGTATGTTACGTTAAAAAACCGCGTGCCATTGATCATAGAAACTGCGGGTGTATCTCCTCTCGTCATTGCCGCTATCTTTAAACAGATACTTTATAAAGCAGTTACATCCATTGGTATTTTTTTCTTAGTCGTTGCAGTTCTTGACTTAGTGTACCAAAGAAAGAACTTCGCGAAAGAACTAAAAATGGAAAAGTTTGAGGTTAAACAAGAATTTAAGGATACAGAAGGTAATCCCGAGATTAAGGGACGCCGTCGCCAAATCGCACAAGAAATCGCTTATGAAGATACCTCTTCTCAAATCAAACATGCAAGCGCGGTAGTCTCAAACCCTAAGGATATTGCTGTGGCTATCGGTTATATGCCAGAAAAATATAAAGCTCCGTGGATTATTGCTATGGGAATTAATTTGCGTGCAAAAAGAATCATTACAGAAGCTGAGAAATACGGCATTCCCATAATGAGAAATGTTCCTCTGGCGCATCAGCTTTGGGACGAAGGAAAAGAGTTGAAGTTTATTCCAGAATCGACTTATGAAGCTATTGGAGAAATCCTTCTCTACATCACTTCTCTTAATGCTCAAAATCCTAACAACAAAAACATTAACCAACACGATAATCTATAA
- the sctV gene encoding type III secretion system export apparatus subunit SctV yields the protein MNKLLNFVSRTFGGDAALNMINKSSDLILALWMIGVVLMIILPLPPTIVDLMITINLAVSVFLLMVALYIPSALQLSVFPSLLLITTMFRLGINISSSRQILLKAYAGHVIQAFGDFVVGGNYVVGFIIFLIITIIQFIVVTKGAERVAEVAARFRLDAMPGKQMAIDADLRAGMIDAQQARDKRGMIQKESELYGAMDGAMKFIKGDVIAGIVISLINIVGGLTIGVAMHGMDLAQAAHVYTLLSIGDGLVSQIPSLLISLTAGIVTTRVSSDKNTNLGKEISSQLVKEPRALLLASAATLGVGFFKGFPLWSFSILSFIFGLLGVILLAKKNSTAKKGASGASTTVGAAADGAATAGDNPDDYSLTLPVILELGKDLSALIQHRTKSGQSFIDDMIPKMRQALYQDIGIRYPGIHVRTDSPSLEGFDYMILLNEVPYVRGKIPPHHVLTNEVEENLKRYNLPFITYKNAAGLPSAWVSEDAKTILEKAAIKYWTPLEVIILHLSYFFHRSSQEFLGIQEVRSMIEFMERSFPDLVKEVTRLIPLQKLTEIFKRLVQEQISIKDLRTILESLSEWAQTEKDTVLLTEYVRSSLKLYISFKFSQGQSAISVYLLDPEIEEMIRGAIKQTSAGSYLALDPDSVNLILKSMRNTITPTPPGGQPPVLLTAIDVRRYVRKLIETEFPDIAVISYQEILPEIRIQPLGRIQIF from the coding sequence ATGAACAAGCTACTCAATTTTGTCAGTAGAACCTTTGGGGGAGATGCCGCCCTAAATATGATCAATAAATCGAGTGATCTCATCCTTGCCTTATGGATGATTGGTGTCGTTTTAATGATCATCTTGCCCCTACCTCCGACTATTGTCGACTTGATGATCACGATCAATTTGGCTGTTTCAGTCTTCCTGTTAATGGTAGCTTTATATATCCCCAGTGCTCTGCAATTATCAGTTTTCCCGTCCCTACTCTTAATTACAACAATGTTTCGCTTAGGAATTAACATTTCTTCCTCGAGACAGATTCTTCTCAAAGCTTATGCAGGTCACGTTATTCAAGCTTTCGGAGACTTCGTTGTTGGAGGGAATTACGTTGTCGGATTTATTATCTTTTTAATCATTACAATTATTCAATTTATTGTTGTTACCAAAGGTGCTGAGCGTGTTGCTGAGGTTGCTGCGAGATTTAGATTAGACGCTATGCCTGGTAAACAAATGGCTATTGACGCTGATTTGCGTGCAGGCATGATTGATGCGCAACAAGCTCGCGATAAACGAGGCATGATTCAAAAGGAAAGTGAACTTTATGGAGCCATGGACGGTGCCATGAAGTTCATTAAAGGGGACGTTATTGCAGGTATCGTGATCTCCTTGATTAACATCGTTGGTGGTTTGACTATCGGTGTAGCTATGCATGGCATGGACTTGGCTCAAGCTGCTCACGTGTATACTCTTTTATCTATCGGTGACGGATTAGTTTCTCAGATTCCTTCGCTCCTCATCTCTTTAACTGCTGGTATCGTTACAACTCGAGTTTCTAGTGATAAAAACACGAACTTGGGTAAAGAGATTTCCTCTCAATTAGTTAAAGAACCTAGAGCCTTGCTCCTAGCCTCTGCAGCAACTTTAGGTGTGGGCTTCTTTAAAGGATTCCCTCTGTGGTCATTCTCAATTCTATCTTTTATCTTTGGTCTTCTTGGAGTTATTCTTCTCGCTAAGAAAAATAGCACAGCTAAAAAGGGGGCTTCCGGTGCATCGACAACAGTCGGAGCTGCTGCAGATGGCGCCGCTACAGCTGGAGACAATCCTGACGACTACTCTCTTACTCTGCCGGTAATTTTAGAATTAGGAAAAGACCTCTCTGCTCTAATTCAGCATAGAACGAAATCAGGCCAAAGCTTCATTGACGATATGATCCCTAAAATGCGTCAAGCTTTATATCAAGATATTGGTATTCGTTATCCAGGAATTCATGTACGTACCGACTCTCCTTCCTTAGAAGGTTTCGATTACATGATCCTTCTTAACGAAGTTCCTTATGTTCGAGGAAAAATTCCTCCGCACCACGTCTTGACTAATGAAGTAGAGGAAAATCTTAAGAGATACAATCTTCCTTTCATTACGTATAAAAATGCTGCAGGCTTACCTTCTGCATGGGTTAGTGAGGATGCTAAAACCATTTTAGAAAAAGCAGCCATTAAGTACTGGACTCCTTTAGAGGTGATCATTCTTCATTTATCTTACTTCTTCCACAGAAGCTCTCAAGAGTTCTTAGGAATTCAAGAAGTACGCTCTATGATTGAATTTATGGAACGTTCGTTCCCAGATCTTGTTAAGGAAGTCACGCGACTTATTCCTCTACAAAAACTTACTGAAATTTTCAAACGTTTGGTACAAGAGCAAATTTCTATTAAAGATTTGCGCACCATTTTAGAATCCTTAAGTGAGTGGGCTCAGACAGAAAAAGATACCGTATTGCTTACCGAGTACGTACGTTCCTCTCTCAAACTCTATATTAGCTTTAAATTTTCTCAAGGGCAGTCAGCAATTTCTGTCTATTTATTAGATCCAGAAATCGAAGAGATGATCCGTGGAGCAATTAAGCAAACTTCTGCAGGATCTTATCTTGCTTTAGATCCAGATTCTGTAAACCTCATCTTAAAATCTATGAGGAATACGATCACGCCAACACCTCCAGGAGGTCAACCCCCTGTGCTGTTGACAGCAATTGACGTAAGACGATATGTAAGAAAATTAATAGAGACAGAATTCCCTGATATTGCTGTGATTTCTTATCAAGAGATTCTCCCAGAGATTCGTATCCAGCCATTAGGAAGAATTCAGATTTTCTAA
- the sctW gene encoding type III secretion system gatekeeper subunit SctW: protein MSASGGAGGLGGSQAVDVAQVQAAAAKADAQEVVASQEQSDISMIKDSQDLSNPQAATRTKKKEEKFQTLESRRKNATQTEKKSEGTEDKSDADLSDKYTENNAEISGQDLRSIRDSLHDDASEEDILDLVKSKFSDPALQSIALDYLVQTTPASKGALKDSLVKAQQSHLQQNRQAVVGGRNVLFASQEYATALNTSAPGLRELYLQVTSDFHSCEQLLQMLQSRYSFEEMGTVTSFFLKGMSADLKSEGSSVPAPKLQVMMSETRNLQAVITGYDFFQAKLPVLTASLKADGVTLPEDLKFDKVADTFFKLIHDKFPTASKMERGVRDLVGDDTEAITGMLNLFFVALRGTSPRLFASAEKRQQLGTMMANALDTVNINNEDYPKASDFPKPYPWS from the coding sequence ATGTCAGCATCCGGAGGAGCTGGGGGCTTAGGAGGCTCACAAGCTGTTGACGTTGCACAAGTGCAAGCTGCGGCAGCGAAAGCTGATGCCCAAGAAGTTGTAGCTAGCCAAGAGCAATCTGATATCAGTATGATTAAGGATTCCCAGGATTTATCAAATCCTCAGGCAGCTACACGCACCAAAAAAAAGGAAGAAAAATTCCAAACCCTAGAATCTAGAAGAAAGAACGCCACTCAAACAGAGAAGAAATCTGAAGGCACTGAGGATAAATCCGACGCAGATCTTTCTGATAAGTACACTGAAAACAATGCCGAAATCTCTGGTCAAGATTTACGTAGTATCCGAGATTCCTTACATGATGACGCCTCTGAAGAAGATATCCTAGACTTGGTAAAATCCAAGTTTTCTGACCCCGCACTTCAAAGTATCGCCTTAGATTATTTAGTCCAAACAACACCTGCCTCTAAAGGAGCTTTAAAAGACTCCTTAGTTAAAGCTCAACAAAGCCATTTACAACAGAACCGTCAAGCCGTTGTTGGGGGTAGAAATGTTCTATTTGCCTCTCAAGAATATGCAACCGCATTGAATACTTCGGCTCCAGGTTTAAGAGAGCTTTATCTGCAAGTTACTTCTGACTTTCATTCCTGCGAACAATTACTGCAAATGCTTCAATCCCGCTATAGCTTTGAAGAAATGGGGACTGTAACCTCATTCTTTCTTAAAGGTATGTCCGCGGATTTAAAATCCGAAGGATCTTCTGTTCCCGCACCAAAATTACAAGTAATGATGTCAGAAACGCGTAATCTTCAAGCGGTGATTACTGGTTATGATTTTTTCCAAGCAAAATTACCCGTCCTTACTGCTTCTTTAAAAGCTGATGGAGTGACGCTTCCTGAAGATCTTAAATTTGATAAGGTCGCGGACACTTTCTTTAAGTTAATCCACGACAAGTTCCCTACTGCTTCAAAAATGGAGCGTGGGGTTCGTGATCTTGTTGGAGATGATACCGAAGCCATTACCGGGATGCTTAACCTCTTCTTTGTTGCCCTAAGAGGAACTTCCCCAAGATTATTTGCTTCAGCAGAAAAGCGTCAGCAATTAGGCACCATGATGGCTAATGCTTTGGATACTGTGAATATCAATAACGAAGATTATCCCAAAGCTTCGGACTTTCCCAAACCCTATCCCTGGTCTTAA
- a CDS encoding CesT family type III secretion system chaperone: MQTQFEQLLESLGTKLNTTLVPDKNQACLIRFSDTQVPVQLEEDGNSGDMAVGTILGILPENVFRERIFKAALSVNAAPLSNIKGILGYGEISQQLYLSDVLNMNYLNGDKLFHYLTLFSMHAKIWIAALETGNLPDLHVLGMYHL; encoded by the coding sequence ATGCAAACTCAATTCGAACAACTTCTGGAATCTCTAGGAACAAAACTGAACACAACTTTAGTTCCTGATAAAAACCAAGCATGTTTGATTCGCTTTAGCGATACACAGGTTCCTGTACAACTTGAAGAGGATGGTAATTCTGGAGATATGGCCGTAGGTACAATTCTTGGCATACTTCCTGAAAACGTATTTCGTGAACGTATTTTCAAAGCCGCTCTTTCTGTAAACGCCGCTCCTCTATCTAATATCAAAGGTATTCTCGGCTATGGAGAAATTTCCCAGCAGTTGTACCTATCCGATGTATTAAATATGAATTATCTAAATGGAGATAAGCTCTTTCATTACTTAACTCTATTTTCAATGCATGCAAAAATTTGGATAGCAGCTTTAGAAACAGGCAATCTTCCTGATCTACACGTCCTAGGTATGTATCATTTATAA
- a CDS encoding 4-alpha-glucanotransferase: MTPFSKAIRYIQDSPAKHSWKILGTMPKHGICTPLFSLHTQNSCGIGEFLDLIPLILWCRKHKFQILQILPINDSGEDCSPYNSISSVALNPLYLSLSSLPHARSIPYADAKIRTMQQLSKLPYVHYPQVKAAKWEFLRDYYQYVIKIGVLKEEDFQIFCEKEKYWLHPYSVFRSIKHHLKGAPINNWPKAYTDIKNFTEFEKQFQDECNFFSYLQFLCFQQMSQVKAYADDNQIFLKGDLPILISKDSCDVWYYRQFFASSGSAGAPPDIYNTEGQNWHLPIYNMRNLAQDNYSWWKARLRYAENFYSLYRLDHIVGFFRLWVWDSSGNGKFKPENPEEYISQGTNILTQILRSSRMLPIGEDLGSVPNDVKRTLVKLGICGTRIPRWERNWEGDGSFIPLDQYSPLSVTSLSTHDSDTLALWWRHAPKEAQKFAKFLGMFFTPLLSTEDQKHILKLSHKTSSIFHINLINDYLALCPDLVSDNLKYERINMPGTMSKNNWVYRVKPSIEEMLSHDALNANIADILSSL; encoded by the coding sequence ATGACTCCATTTTCTAAAGCTATACGCTATATCCAAGACTCTCCTGCTAAGCATAGCTGGAAAATACTGGGAACCATGCCAAAGCATGGTATTTGTACTCCCTTATTTTCCCTACATACTCAAAATAGCTGCGGAATCGGGGAATTTTTAGACCTTATTCCTTTAATTTTATGGTGTAGAAAACACAAATTCCAAATCTTACAAATTCTTCCTATCAATGATAGTGGAGAAGATTGCAGCCCCTATAATAGCATATCTTCAGTAGCCCTTAATCCTCTTTACCTTTCCTTATCAAGTCTTCCCCACGCCCGGTCTATTCCCTATGCTGATGCCAAGATAAGAACTATGCAACAGCTATCTAAGCTTCCTTATGTACACTATCCTCAAGTCAAAGCCGCAAAATGGGAATTCCTCCGAGATTATTATCAGTATGTAATAAAAATAGGAGTCTTGAAGGAAGAAGATTTTCAGATCTTTTGCGAAAAGGAAAAGTATTGGCTACATCCCTATTCAGTATTTCGTTCCATAAAGCATCACCTAAAAGGAGCTCCGATAAATAACTGGCCAAAAGCCTATACAGACATTAAAAACTTCACAGAATTTGAGAAACAATTCCAAGACGAATGTAACTTTTTCTCTTATTTACAATTCCTTTGTTTTCAGCAAATGTCACAAGTGAAAGCCTACGCTGATGACAATCAGATTTTCCTTAAAGGAGATCTCCCTATTCTTATTAGTAAAGATAGTTGCGATGTTTGGTACTACAGGCAGTTCTTTGCTTCCTCAGGATCCGCAGGCGCTCCTCCTGATATTTACAATACAGAGGGGCAGAACTGGCATCTTCCTATCTACAACATGCGCAACTTAGCCCAAGATAATTATAGCTGGTGGAAAGCGCGTTTACGGTATGCAGAAAACTTTTACTCTCTTTATAGACTTGATCACATTGTGGGATTTTTTCGCCTCTGGGTGTGGGACTCTTCTGGAAATGGAAAATTTAAACCGGAAAATCCAGAGGAATACATTAGCCAAGGGACAAACATTCTTACGCAGATTCTACGTTCCTCTCGTATGCTTCCCATAGGAGAAGATTTGGGAAGTGTGCCTAATGATGTAAAACGTACTTTAGTAAAACTAGGAATATGTGGAACACGCATTCCTCGTTGGGAGCGCAACTGGGAAGGAGATGGAAGCTTCATCCCCCTAGACCAATACTCCCCTCTCTCAGTAACATCATTATCCACTCATGATTCGGATACACTTGCTCTTTGGTGGCGACACGCTCCCAAAGAAGCTCAAAAATTTGCTAAGTTTTTAGGAATGTTTTTCACTCCTCTTTTATCCACAGAGGATCAAAAACATATTCTCAAGTTATCTCATAAAACTTCATCGATCTTTCATATTAACTTAATTAACGACTACCTTGCTCTCTGTCCTGATTTAGTATCCGATAATCTAAAATACGAACGCATAAATATGCCTGGCACAATGTCAAAAAATAATTGGGTGTACAGAGTAAAGCCTTCTATTGAAGAAATGCTTTCTCACGACGCTTTAAATGCAAATATAGCTGATATTTTATCTAGTCTTTAA
- the rpmB gene encoding 50S ribosomal protein L28 has protein sequence MSRKCPLTGKRPRRGNSYTIRGIAKKKKGIGLKVTGKTKRRFFPNMVTKRLWSTEENKFLKLKISASALRLIDKLGLEKVIARAKSKGF, from the coding sequence ATGTCAAGAAAGTGTCCACTTACTGGGAAAAGACCTCGCCGTGGCAATAGCTACACCATCAGAGGTATTGCAAAAAAGAAAAAGGGAATTGGTTTAAAGGTTACAGGGAAAACTAAGCGTCGTTTCTTCCCTAATATGGTTACCAAAAGGCTTTGGTCTACCGAAGAAAATAAATTTCTTAAACTTAAAATCTCAGCTTCAGCCCTGCGTCTTATCGATAAACTTGGCTTAGAAAAAGTAATAGCAAGAGCTAAAAGCAAAGGCTTCTAA